The Paramisgurnus dabryanus chromosome 17, PD_genome_1.1, whole genome shotgun sequence genome includes the window AAACACAGTCTCAGACTGGAGTGGATGATAGTTGTGCTCATTGCCATTGAGGTTAGAAAACAATCAGATATGTTATTACTCAAAAGAACATCTTGCTGTCCAGTCGTGTCATATTATAGTTTACTTTTAGCTGGTGTGATGCCTagtatttcaaaatataaaggGCTGAACTTTACTCTTAAAAACCTGTTAtaagtagcatgggtatatttgtagcaatagccaacaatacattgtatgggaaATGATACGTtgtatgccaaaaatcatgtttcatgaccgtaaaaaaaaaaaaaaatatatatatatatatatatataaaattatcaTTACTAATTTGTGTTGCTAAAGACTTGATTTGAActactttaaaggcgattttacACAATATTTCgatttttattttctaatttttgcaccctcaattccagattttcaagttgttgtatctcggccaaatattatCCAATTCTAACAATTTACATATCAACGTGAAGGTTATTTATTCAACCTTCAAATTATGTATAATTCTCAATTTTAAATTAACCCTTGtggctggttttgtggtctagggCCACATATATGACATTCatcacatttattattttatttatttttgcctaATCTATGTGATATTAGAGTTGCAAAAACAGTAATGAATGAAATGTTAAAACGTCtctttatgttttctttttgaaGGTGATGTTTGAACTTGCTCGTGTCATTTTCTGAAGAGGACCCACATGTGCAGccttaaacaacaacaacaacaatctttatttataaagcacattatacacaataaaaattaatccaaagtgctgtacataaTGCAAAACAATTACACATTTCCAAAAGCTACAGagtaaaaatatgttttcagaGTAGATTTTAAAATGAAGAGGATAAAGTGACTCAAATCTTTCTGTAAAATCGACAAATGGGTTTGTCTTCTGTAAATGAAGTAATATTGatgattattaatgtgacaATGAGACTTAAAGAGACTCAGAAAATTAAAGTTCGGTTTTTAAAATGATTCACGCATAGTGGATATAGTctctatatttaatattatatgtaAAGGTGAATTTTGTTAGTGTATATTGTTTTACATTTAGATAAACACGTTTGTGCTCAGTGATTTGTATTATGTTGACTGGATTCTTTTCAAACCTTCTTAAATATTGAGATAAATTAATATGCTGAGATACTTCACATACCTGCAATCACAGATTTTCCAAGATATTATTTAATGACATTAATCCATGCCCTGAAAATGACATCTTGACATGATGATTTAGTTTTAAATACAATCAATTTATTCATCATTCGAtagtttgttagttttcttctccAAAACTAGTCACGGATAGGATTTCGTCATGACGTCATCGCGGGTGATTAATTGATTGACGGATCTCTGGCGATTGACAGTCGGAGAGCGGCGCGCGCTCGTGTCATGTGACTCAAACGCTCCGGAAAAGCAGCGGATGACTGAACTCATTTCACTCGCTCGAGTTCTCTACGTTTCTCAGCTCACACATTGAACTAAAGACTTTAATGAAGATTTCTGTGGCGTAAACAGAGCGGGTAAGTGGAAAACTGAAGGGTCGTCTcacttatttaaatataatttagtaAACCGTTGACTGTTGTTGTTAACCATGAACACTATCGATTACTTTCATTGCGGAGGATGAACGTTTGTCGTTTTGGGTTAATCGTATGACTATCTTGATCAATAAAAATAGTTATTGTTGAATTGTATTGCGCGAGCGCGCTTTCCTCTGCGTTTGCGGAAACTTTTAATACTCGGAATTTAGCAGCATGGGCGGAGCGCGCGCGCGCACGTACACAGTGTATTCAAAACTATACATAACAGTTATGCAAACAGTTCCCCCAAAGTATTTTGATAGGCCAATTAAAGTTTCTGAATGTCAATGCATTAAACgaaacacattttaaacaaagtTACATTTGCATACAAACGTAGCTTTCTGAACGATTTTTGCATTTCTAGTCAAAGGTGATGTATGTGAGTTTCCCCTCAAGTTCACACAGGTGTGTCATCAGATTAACCACATGTGTAGATCATCACATTAACTATTGCTAATGTTTGACAACTGGAACGTGTACAAGCACGTTTTTAATTTCGAATCTGTTTATTTTATCTAAAGCAATTTCATAGAAACAATGACATTCATACCCTTTTAAGTCTGTAAGGGTCCCAGTATGAAACcaaatatattttcacagaatactAAGATATGCTTATATGGACCTTATATGGTGCTTATGTTGCATGTGCATAAAActaacttaaaggaatagttcactgaAAATTAATAATAGCCCCATAATTTACTCGCCTTAATACGATTCTAGGTGTATATGAATTCCTTACTTAAActggacacatttatatatatgtatatatgtctTCAAGTGAAGCAATAAGTTTATGAAAGTACTATTTGTATTTTGAGTGTATTTAGTAAACAATAAGTTGCATTTGAATGTAAATGCATCTAGTTGGATGGAGCTGGTGTGTTGCGTGTTGCGTGAACATGTGACGTATTGATCGCTAAACATGCTCAAAATACTTTTCTCTCTCAAACGTATCGTTTCACTTTAAAAGACATAAAGTATATTAACCCACTGGATTCATTTATGATTTCATATTTTGATGATGATGggctgcaaaaaaattattgctGTTCAAGCATGCTAGTAAGAGCCAGGGCCTCATTTATAAGTGTACATACGCACACACTATGCTCACATATGTGTGAACGGGGCCCCTGGCTCTTCctttgcaaaaaaaatctacTGCAACATTCATATTTATTAAAACGTCTTTGATGTGGTAAAGTGCTTAGTGCCACGTCAGGGTTTTGTCCAATTGCTGCAGGTTTATGGAAACGCATGCCATTTTCAAATTATACATTTCACATCTGAAAATGAGGCATGTGTGCGTCGTTTTATGAATCACATGTACGCACTTTTGAGAAATGACcgtaagatcaaatttaggGCAGTTTCTACTAGTCTTTTATGAGGCCCCAagaaattatttaatataacttatataaatgtgtttgaataaagaaagaaactCATATACACCTAGGATGGCGTTAAGGTGAGTAAATTCTGGGCTAAATTTCTATTTTTGGTTGACTattattcctttaaaggaacacgctgACATTTTGGGATTTTAGCTTATTtactgtatcccccagagttagataggTCCATACATACCTGTTACTCTatctgacgcacccaccgctagcttagcttagcacaaagactggaagtgaatggctccagctagcatactgctcccaataagtggcaaaataacaccaacattttcctatgttgagcattatgctagctggagccatttacttccagtctttgtgctaagctaagctagctgTGGGTATGTCAGACAGAGTTTCAGGACGCACGaagatgaaaaaggtatgtatggacttaccTTACagtcagggctccagactgtcaccaaatggtggcattttgccaccaaaatttgagagtgtgcaactgaattttacatccagtcgcacatgtgcgaccagtgaatttgatctttttcatggtcatgtgatccaaccaatcagtgcaaagaggtgcctataaatggcagtccctcacctctgtcccgtgacagattttttgcagcatccctcctccaccccatcacctcactctcaTCTAGATTCATTTTTCACAATTAAAGAGGGAGGAGTACTCTAGGTTCAGGCTAAAATTccgagctcggagccctctcctcggacagcacgccaaatatgctttatctcattccctatcgattacatgttaatgcgaactcgtgaattagtaatacagtggaaatgagtagaaatgtgaatatttggttagcatgttgatttacggtgtgtgcccctaaattttctggttgcgcccctaaaattttcagttgggggccactgtgctcctagtgaaaaaagttagtctggagccctgtggGGGATACGATGAATAAGCTAAAATCCCAAAATGTCGGCATGTTCCTTTAAGCCAAAATGTCATTACGTTTATTTTGTGCGTTTAGGTTGAAAAATGGACCTGGCACATCATGGTCTTGTTCTTCTGAAGCGTCTGAATGCTCAGAGGGAGTTTGGTTTCCTCTGTGACTGTACTGTCGTCATTGGTGATGTACTTTTCAAAGCCCACAAAGCTGTTCTCGCGGCTTTTTCAAACTACTTCCGTATGCTGTTCATTCATCAAGACAGGTAATGTTAACATTCTCCTAAACATGAAAAACTGCACACAGCAATTGACtactatattatttttattaaagggcacatattatgcaaatatatattacatcttgttaaattaacaaaaaaaattcccCTTTAATACAGAATGAGCTACTGCATTAAGGATTTGCTCTATATATACTTTAGTAACCTCTTTCACAGTATTTTAAATGCACTCTGGGTTCAAACAAGCATCTGATTTTCTTTTGTAGTGACTGTGTTCGACTGAAACCTTCGGATATACAGCCCGAAATCTTTAGCTACCTGCTTAACCTGATGTACACCGGAAAATTTACCACCGAGCCCATTGACCCAGTTTATCTGGAGCAGGGTGTGAAGTTCCTGCATGCTTACCCCTTATTACAGGAGGCAAGTCTTCTTATGAATCCCGAGTCCCAGTACGTGCCCTTGACAAACTCGCTTTATGGCATACAGATTTCTGACCAGGCTTGCGGTGCGTCCAACAGAAATACAGCATGCAAAGATGATCCTTTTGCTAAAAGCTTTGAAAACGTGGGCCGGGGATGTTCAGACGTTTCTGATATGGAGTACAGATCTCCACGACCTGTTGGCATAGAATCGCCCACCCAGAACACAGCCGCTTCAATGGTCCGACACCTCACGTTTGGAATAATGAGAAGAACTACTTCCTCTAGAAAGCGTTACACCTGCAATTATTGTGGTATACGTTTTTACCAAAGGTCCAAGTTGAAGGCACATCTGCTTGTTCATACCAACCAAGCAACAGAAACACAGGCATCCTCTATACAAAATGATTACAGCGGTCAAGAAATGGAAGAGGAGCATTTGCATCATGACAGTGATGTTATAAGTGATATCGATCAACATGCATGGATGGAGGATACTCCACCTCCTTCTGATATTGCTGATATTGACACCATGGAGGGCACAGACATGGATCGTGAAATGAAGCGCCGTAAATTTGAGTGCCCGACCTGTGCCCGCAAGTTTATTCAGAAGAGCCACTGGCGTGAACACATGTATATTCACACAGGAAAGCCATACAAGTGTAGCTCTTGCGGAAAGAGCTTCTGCCGAGCGAATCAAGCCGCTCGACACGTTTGTTCAAATCAGGGTTCAGATTCGTACATTATGGTCAACAAGCAAAGTCTGGTTGTGTGTGGTGGAGAAGACAACAGTCAGGTGGAAGCTCTGTTCCAGACTTCAGAGAGACCCTACAAATGCAGAATGTGTGCCGTACCTTTTGGTAGCCCATCGGAGGTACTCAAACATCAGTGTTTGGTTAAGGACGAAACTGAACCTTTGGTAGACAATTCACTGGGGGTGAATGAGAACGAGAGTTTAGTAACGACACCTCAGGTTCAATCTGAAGATGCCATGTTACAAGTTAGTGgaaatgtttaacaatatttttttatcggTCACTGTCTGTATTAAACTCGGTTAAACGTATAATTTAAGGTCCACTACATTCATTTGGAATTTAAGagattgtaaataattttttttccttaGTCAGAATCATACTACTGAGCTTGAAATGAGTGaaaaaataaaacctttttttcaGTTTTCGAGTCGTCTTATCTCccccaaaataacaaaaatggtaTTCTGGTGTGCTCTACAGTCACTTCATCCACGCTGGccaaagacattttaaatgtactttatttaaataaaacttgaaatataatttgtattaatccatactgtttttaacaaaatctaaaaacaaaaatactgtTATATTTTGTTGTTAATGCATAGTCAAACAGTGTGTACCAGTGTTTTTAAAGGCCTCATAGCTGAATTGCATGTATGCATATGTTAGaataaagggggtcgcacaccggacgagaAGCGTCGCGTTGCATAGCGTCATGAATCTAAAAACGGatcacattattttctatgaatgtacgCACACCGGTGGTGCCTGTTGGCGGCTGGACGCTGCTCaacgccactcacatagtttaacattaaataacatcatatttttcCAAAATCGTTAGcgaatattttgcatttttaagtagATGCTATCTGACTAAGATTGCGCTATTTATATGCATGTCCAGTGTACGATACCtcagagttgtcctagacgcgccGCTTACCATCTGGTGTGTGACCCCCTTAAGTCGAAAGAAAATTATACAGATGCCCCAAATACTTGCTAGATTGCTTTTAGAACTCTTAATACTGGGAAGGCAGCTTAGACATTGGTCATGTGTAGTGCAGTATTATATTGACCCTCATTGTGTTTCCTATAGAACATTCATATacgtttaaaatgaaaacactGGGACAGTCCAGCAATTTACTTTTGCGTGCTTGCATACTGAAAAAATATATCTGCCCAAACTGTACACATCATGGTATACAAAGACAATAAGAGTGCAAAAAGAGGTTTAATAACTGTTTAGCATGTTTAAAAGTGATAGttgtagagcattgcgttagcagcgcaaaatgGCATGGGTTTAAACCCAAGTCTGTAGCGATTTATAAGAGAACAATCTATCGGTTAAAGTaggcaacgtcggtcctggagtgccgatgtcctgcagattttagctccaaccctgataaaaccATGCCTACCTGTAGTTTTCAGGTGACACTTGATTAGCTTAttcaggtgtgcttgattagaACTGGAGCTAAACCTTGCAGGACATCAGCACTACAGGACCGACGTTGCTTACCCCTgtgttaaacaaaacatatttttttggtTTATCACTTTCCTTCTGGACATTCAGTAATGCAACTCTATTTTCTTTCTCAGTGTCTTGGTGATTTCTTTGTAGACGTATATTCCTGTATAGAGCTCCTGGTGATGGAGATGCTGCTAGTTCAGAATGATTGAAGACTAGTCGCACTTAGAAAACCTGCACACAAAATCATCAAAATGAatgtgattatttaaaaaaaaaaatcctgacaacaacaaaaaaactaaatttaagTGTGATGATTTTTGAATGTTATGCAAAGAAACCACTTACCAGCTCCCTGATATTATCCATGTTGTGTGGCAAGTCAATGCTCAGATCCCAGAATCAGATACTTCTTGGGGTGAAACATCTGTTTGCATCATTTGACAATGGTCATCTCCAACATTATCTACAGCATCCTCCCACACATCTTCTACCAGTGACTGAGGTTCTGTTGGAGTGACCATGGGTGCTTCATGCTGCAGGAAGCCCTTGGTTTTACCTGAAGAAGCAAATGTCTTTACCTCTTTCTGATTCACGAGTGATGGTTTAACATCATCTTCAGCCTCAACTGAAGGCTCCGtctttgtttctgttttgtCCTGCAACATTGTTTCATTTAACGTCGCCATTACATCTGGAGGCACAACTATTGATGCAATAGCAGGTATCTCTACTGCTGGAGGTACTTGTGATGCCTCTGGTACTGAAGTCCTAGTAGATGTCTCTATTAAACCACCCACAACTGGTGTTTCCACTGGTAGGGTCACATTGAGTGTTTTTTCAACTGAAACTACAGTCAGGGTTTTCTCTGGAATCATAACTGGGGTATCTGCAGTTAGATTTGATGTGGTTTCCACGACTAGGTCCATGGCTGAAACTTCTAGTACTGCAGTCATTGTTGGTGTAATTTCTGGAGTTGCAGCCTCTCTTACAATCACTGAAACCAGAGCTGGTGTCAGTACCACTGGAGTCTCTGCCACTACAACTGCTGAAGTTTTAGTTACTGGAATTACAACTGATGTTTCTGCTATAGTAGTCACATCAGAGGTAACAAGTTGAGACGCAGGCTGTGTTACCATCACTGAATCCAGATCTGGTGTTTCTACCATTTGTGTCATACATGATGTTTCTTCTTCTGGACTCACAGATAACATTCCTGACATCGGACCGACAACCTCTGTTACCAATGCTGTATCTGTAACCAATGCTGTTGTTTCTTCCACTGTTGTCACAACTAATGTCTGTGCCATTGCAGCCACAGTTGGTTTAGGTGATGTGATGGAAGTAACTGGAGTTTCGACTACTGGGCTCATAGCTGATGTTTCTTCTGGTGTGACTGCAACTGCAGGTTCAGCCTCTGTCACTAAAACAACAGCTTGTGTCTCCACAGCAGGAGCTAGAGCTGGTGCCACTACCACTAAATCTAAAACTGGTGTCTGCACCACCAGGTTTGGCATTTCTAGCACTGGGGGCCCGGCTGATGTCTGTGCCACTAAAGCTTCAGTGAGTTTGACTGTTTCTGCTGCTACTGTTGTTCCAGTTGTAGTGTCTACTGTAGGTGCAGCCTCTGTTAGTATGTTAGGTGTCTCTACCACTGTGATCACATTGTGCATCTCTACAACTGTGTTTACCACTGGATCAACAGGTGGTGCTTCTTCCATTAGAGTCCCAACAGATGTTTCTTCCACTGACCTGCTGTCTAGAGTCACAATTGGTGTAAGTAAGTCTGGAGCTGCAGCTGATGTCACCATCAAAGTGGTGAAATCCACTTCTTGCTTTCTGACCACTGTTGTCAGCATTGAGGTATCAGTCTGTTTGTTCAGTGATGTTATAGCAGAAGTGTGTGTATCAACAGTTTTTGCCATGGATGCAACCACTGGTGTTTCTACTTTAAGTTCTGTAACCACTGATGTCACGACTAGTGTCTCCACGCTCAGCTGAGTCTCTATTTTAACTTCTGCCACCATAGGCTTTTCTACCTTTGGTTCTGGCATTTCAAGAGTTGCTGCCCTGAGTTCAATTGCTTCTTGTGTTTGTATCTCAGAAACGGTAACTTCTGGTGTTTCTGCTTTAATTTCAGAGGTCAACAGCGGGACATGTACTATGGGTGCTACTTCTGGTGTGGTAACAGCAGATTTCTTCTCTTTCAGATATGTTACTGCTGGTATTACATCTTTAATTTCTGCCTTTTCTATTTTTAACTCCATTGCTACTGGTTTTTCTAATAATTGTTCAGGAGGTTCACATGTAAGCCTGGTCTTTTCTGTTGCTTCATCCCTCTGTTCAATCACAGTATTGTTGTCTATTTGCAGAGCAGCATTGTTTTGTGCCATTTGTACAGACTCGGTCAAAGCTGTTACAGTCACTTCAGTTAGAGTTGGCTTTGGGCTTTCAGGTTCCAGTTCGGTAAACTCAGGGATCTTGTCTTTTATTTCTGGAATAGCTACTGTTACTGACTGTACTCTTGCCTGGTCCATTTGGTCACCACCCATTGCTTCACCACTTATCAGAGGCATTGTTGATGTATCCTCTTGTTCTGTTGTCTGTGTTAGCTCAGATATTGCAAGTGCCTGCACTTCTAGTTGGACCTCTACAGGTTTCTCTGACTGGTTTGTTGTGTTCTCAGTAATGACAACTGTCTCTAATACTTCACCAGTCTTAACTTTCTTAGTTGTTTTTGGACTGTGTCCAATTTCCTCTGTCTCAGCTTCTCTTATCTCATCTTGGGGCATCACAGACTCAAGATCTGTCAGTATTACTTTTGAACTATCTCCAGGACATGTTGTTATTTCTTTGTTCTCTAATACATCCATTGAAATCTCAGAAACATCTTTAGCCTTAAATGCATGAGCTGTCTCTACATTAACAATTCCTACATCCTGCTCAATTATTTCAGGAAATACCGTACAAATATTTGCATAAGCGAAAACCTCTACATTTTCCGAATCATCACTTTCAGAGTTTGTAAACTGATCCTCTTGCATCTCTGCAAGTTTCTCTTTTTTAGAAGTATCAGTGGTGTCTACTTCTTCACTTGCACTTTCCATCACCCTGATATTGTCCACATCAGTATCCACTTTGTTGATAGACATGTCAAGTTCTGTTGTAACTTCATCCACTTCTACAGTCTCCTCAACTAACACTATTCCTGGAAGCAACACCTCCTTGCTTGCCATCTCCAGTTGTTTTTCTTCAAACTGCACTCTGGATAATGATTCAACTGCAGTTTCTGAAATGGGTTCGGTGTTAATATTTCGATCCACTCCTAATGCAAAAACATTTATACTCAGCTCTGCAGTTATGTCCTTAATGTCCTGCTGTGCAATCTTTTCCTCAATAGTATCTTCCACTTTTTCTTTAATGTCCTTCATAATCACTGCTGAATCACCTGCTGAAATCACTTCATACACATCATTTATTTCTGTTTCTGCTGTATTTGGGATTGCATCTTTTATGTCCACTTGTATTTCATGTTCATCTGTATGATTCAATTCAACTTCTATGTGTACCTTTTCGTCTGTTGACTCTTTCTCAACTTTAGCAGTTACTTCAGTGTAGTTTACAGGTTGTTCCTCCAACCTTAAATGTAATGGACCCTCTGTTTCAGGACCAAGGGTGTATTCTGTAATGACCTGATCCAACAAAGCTTCACTTTGCATTGTATCAATTATTGGCATTTCAGCCGTTCTGAGTTGAACACCAGTTACTAGTTCTGTTATACATTCCTCTTTTTCATCCACCATATGCACCACATGGGACTCCACCGTCACTTCCATAAGTGGCTCTGCCATCAGTTGAATTGCTTGCTCTACATCTAGTTCAGTTTTGGTGGCAGCTTCTTCTACTTCATTCGTAGTTGTTATAATTACTTCCCGACACTCTGTCTTCACTTCCCACATTTGAGCTTCATAGACCTCATCTGTCCCAAATCCTGCTACTTCAGGTGCATCTGTAAGGTTATCAGTCACTAATTCAGTTGGGACAGCATCGCTTACTTCAGGTGTCGCCTCTACTAAAGGTGCATTGAGAAATTCTTCAACAGATTCTATTTCTTGAGATTTAAGGCCTGTACATATTGCCGATGCCTCTGTTCTCATATGTGCAACCAAAACTTTAGTTTCTCCTCCTGTGGTTGTATGTATTATATAAGGTGAAAATGACACTGCTAGAGATTCTTGGCTTTCATCCTTCGTTGTTACTGATTGAAGGCTTGGAGTCATGCAGATGGATTGAAGACCTTCTTGAAAGATCATATTTGACATTTGCACACCATATTCAGCCGACACTGGAGTGACGTTTTCAGACGTCCTGGCTGATTCTGTAAGTTGGGAGAGTGCC containing:
- the akap12a gene encoding uncharacterized protein akap12a isoform X1, with the translated sequence MGVTASSAQRDSRDDEDAAAEQRTAETSDAPEDDTLPQRNGQISSLNLKTKNHADEINGHLTERVLTDVCSGFVTVKEDGRETIKDLQDVVSHQPNTNKTTKNKSREMIHEEDITVTEETMEITEVNSINEVGFKKVFRFVGFKFTLKKDACDKTDGERLLTNDQEEEEADTSDDDLVSAQPKTPETSQKPKNKTELDHGTGNIEVIPETKKANVVEASYESEEPMSPIKHFFTQGIFGSLRNKKKENEIDRETKKEELRITDQIDGVDSEKSERTEKMDSKCMCLDIPSIMYEEPKDAQQKGSTLSAEESLEKDKVQGSPFKRLFRKFSSRRQRENKHVKIEDEEKVTESSLDLTEVQKEEEVPVAGESKHAVEEQVADDSPQESKKKSDSTVSWEALICGSSAKKRARQTNEAETQDEYEKTTESPLGSSVEGDYDHLTSSNEQDGEGEVGSTWKTFKKMVTPKRKVRTGEGSSSEHEPSDSEINKDDSFSVMKLITGCKKRRSDERQEQTSSDETGKDVETGDEDDETPAIIPLSEYEIVEPESVKEVKDQQSEATSEHEMPEVNSQELEQDTPNESEPKQVAGKVSNNARPLIIHVRSEDFEELTDFVSKYQQLSDIPEEGIIEESIQTPTTSAEWVTQDDTLAEDIVDLTADAVTAPEPASEEFVGDNSTEMVSALSQLTESARTSENVTPVSAEYGVQMSNMIFQEGLQSICMTPSLQSVTTKDESQESLAVSFSPYIIHTTTGGETKVLVAHMRTEASAICTGLKSQEIESVEEFLNAPLVEATPEVSDAVPTELVTDNLTDAPEVAGFGTDEVYEAQMWEVKTECREVIITTTNEVEEAATKTELDVEQAIQLMAEPLMEVTVESHVVHMVDEKEECITELVTGVQLRTAEMPIIDTMQSEALLDQVITEYTLGPETEGPLHLRLEEQPVNYTEVTAKVEKESTDEKVHIEVELNHTDEHEIQVDIKDAIPNTAETEINDVYEVISAGDSAVIMKDIKEKVEDTIEEKIAQQDIKDITAELSINVFALGVDRNINTEPISETAVESLSRVQFEEKQLEMASKEVLLPGIVLVEETVEVDEVTTELDMSINKVDTDVDNIRVMESASEEVDTTDTSKKEKLAEMQEDQFTNSESDDSENVEVFAYANICTVFPEIIEQDVGIVNVETAHAFKAKDVSEISMDVLENKEITTCPGDSSKVILTDLESVMPQDEIREAETEEIGHSPKTTKKVKTGEVLETVVITENTTNQSEKPVEVQLEVQALAISELTQTTEQEDTSTMPLISGEAMGGDQMDQARVQSVTVAIPEIKDKIPEFTELEPESPKPTLTEVTVTALTESVQMAQNNAALQIDNNTVIEQRDEATEKTRLTCEPPEQLLEKPVAMELKIEKAEIKDVIPAVTYLKEKKSAVTTPEVAPIVHVPLLTSEIKAETPEVTVSEIQTQEAIELRAATLEMPEPKVEKPMVAEVKIETQLSVETLVVTSVVTELKVETPVVASMAKTVDTHTSAITSLNKQTDTSMLTTVVRKQEVDFTTLMVTSAAAPDLLTPIVTLDSRSVEETSVGTLMEEAPPVDPVVNTVVEMHNVITVVETPNILTEAAPTVDTTTGTTVAAETVKLTEALVAQTSAGPPVLEMPNLVVQTPVLDLVVVAPALAPAVETQAVVLVTEAEPAVAVTPEETSAMSPVVETPVTSITSPKPTVAAMAQTLVVTTVEETTALVTDTALVTEVVGPMSGMLSVSPEEETSCMTQMVETPDLDSVMVTQPASQLVTSDVTTIAETSVVIPVTKTSAVVVAETPVVLTPALVSVIVREAATPEITPTMTAVLEVSAMDLVVETTSNLTADTPVMIPEKTLTVVSVEKTLNVTLPVETPVVGGLIETSTRTSVPEASQVPPAVEIPAIASIVVPPDVMATLNETMLQDKTETKTEPSVEAEDDVKPSLVNQKEVKTFASSGKTKGFLQHEAPMVTPTEPQSLVEDVWEDAVDNVGDDHCQMMQTDVSPQEVSDSGI
- the akap12a gene encoding uncharacterized protein akap12a isoform X2, with the translated sequence MILKALQLPQRNGQISSLNLKTKNHADEINGHLTERVLTDVCSGFVTVKEDGRETIKDLQDVVSHQPNTNKTTKNKSREMIHEEDITVTEETMEITEVNSINEVGFKKVFRFVGFKFTLKKDACDKTDGERLLTNDQEEEEADTSDDDLVSAQPKTPETSQKPKNKTELDHGTGNIEVIPETKKANVVEASYESEEPMSPIKHFFTQGIFGSLRNKKKENEIDRETKKEELRITDQIDGVDSEKSERTEKMDSKCMCLDIPSIMYEEPKDAQQKGSTLSAEESLEKDKVQGSPFKRLFRKFSSRRQRENKHVKIEDEEKVTESSLDLTEVQKEEEVPVAGESKHAVEEQVADDSPQESKKKSDSTVSWEALICGSSAKKRARQTNEAETQDEYEKTTESPLGSSVEGDYDHLTSSNEQDGEGEVGSTWKTFKKMVTPKRKVRTGEGSSSEHEPSDSEINKDDSFSVMKLITGCKKRRSDERQEQTSSDETGKDVETGDEDDETPAIIPLSEYEIVEPESVKEVKDQQSEATSEHEMPEVNSQELEQDTPNESEPKQVAGKVSNNARPLIIHVRSEDFEELTDFVSKYQQLSDIPEEGIIEESIQTPTTSAEWVTQDDTLAEDIVDLTADAVTAPEPASEEFVGDNSTEMVSALSQLTESARTSENVTPVSAEYGVQMSNMIFQEGLQSICMTPSLQSVTTKDESQESLAVSFSPYIIHTTTGGETKVLVAHMRTEASAICTGLKSQEIESVEEFLNAPLVEATPEVSDAVPTELVTDNLTDAPEVAGFGTDEVYEAQMWEVKTECREVIITTTNEVEEAATKTELDVEQAIQLMAEPLMEVTVESHVVHMVDEKEECITELVTGVQLRTAEMPIIDTMQSEALLDQVITEYTLGPETEGPLHLRLEEQPVNYTEVTAKVEKESTDEKVHIEVELNHTDEHEIQVDIKDAIPNTAETEINDVYEVISAGDSAVIMKDIKEKVEDTIEEKIAQQDIKDITAELSINVFALGVDRNINTEPISETAVESLSRVQFEEKQLEMASKEVLLPGIVLVEETVEVDEVTTELDMSINKVDTDVDNIRVMESASEEVDTTDTSKKEKLAEMQEDQFTNSESDDSENVEVFAYANICTVFPEIIEQDVGIVNVETAHAFKAKDVSEISMDVLENKEITTCPGDSSKVILTDLESVMPQDEIREAETEEIGHSPKTTKKVKTGEVLETVVITENTTNQSEKPVEVQLEVQALAISELTQTTEQEDTSTMPLISGEAMGGDQMDQARVQSVTVAIPEIKDKIPEFTELEPESPKPTLTEVTVTALTESVQMAQNNAALQIDNNTVIEQRDEATEKTRLTCEPPEQLLEKPVAMELKIEKAEIKDVIPAVTYLKEKKSAVTTPEVAPIVHVPLLTSEIKAETPEVTVSEIQTQEAIELRAATLEMPEPKVEKPMVAEVKIETQLSVETLVVTSVVTELKVETPVVASMAKTVDTHTSAITSLNKQTDTSMLTTVVRKQEVDFTTLMVTSAAAPDLLTPIVTLDSRSVEETSVGTLMEEAPPVDPVVNTVVEMHNVITVVETPNILTEAAPTVDTTTGTTVAAETVKLTEALVAQTSAGPPVLEMPNLVVQTPVLDLVVVAPALAPAVETQAVVLVTEAEPAVAVTPEETSAMSPVVETPVTSITSPKPTVAAMAQTLVVTTVEETTALVTDTALVTEVVGPMSGMLSVSPEEETSCMTQMVETPDLDSVMVTQPASQLVTSDVTTIAETSVVIPVTKTSAVVVAETPVVLTPALVSVIVREAATPEITPTMTAVLEVSAMDLVVETTSNLTADTPVMIPEKTLTVVSVEKTLNVTLPVETPVVGGLIETSTRTSVPEASQVPPAVEIPAIASIVVPPDVMATLNETMLQDKTETKTEPSVEAEDDVKPSLVNQKEVKTFASSGKTKGFLQHEAPMVTPTEPQSLVEDVWEDAVDNVGDDHCQMMQTDVSPQEVSDSGI